In one Pseudomonas purpurea genomic region, the following are encoded:
- a CDS encoding Imm44 family immunity protein, whose product MEFFMSAERESDIGEGERLARTKIEPVLAGLLEEAHIEADLNGWNFISVILSEKFISGFAEIAKFNKKDKELEFRLHIDHEKFKQADQKAQTSMMIDAIERSIGMMDKFKVGKNDKQTFQNALNETRKRLLD is encoded by the coding sequence ATGGAATTTTTCATGTCGGCGGAACGAGAGTCTGATATTGGAGAGGGGGAGCGTCTCGCAAGAACCAAAATTGAACCTGTTCTGGCGGGATTGTTGGAGGAGGCTCATATAGAGGCAGACCTGAACGGTTGGAATTTCATATCAGTCATACTCTCGGAAAAATTTATTTCTGGGTTCGCGGAGATAGCGAAGTTCAATAAGAAGGATAAGGAGCTAGAGTTTCGTCTCCATATCGACCACGAAAAATTCAAACAGGCTGACCAGAAAGCTCAGACGTCTATGATGATTGATGCTATTGAGCGTTCCATCGGTATGATGGACAAATTCAAGGTGGGGAAAAATGACAAGCAAACGTTTCAAAACGCCTTGAATGAAACACGAAAGAGGCTGCTGGACTAA
- a CDS encoding PAAR domain-containing protein: MKDIIRLGDSTSHGGVVLEAFSQTDLNGKPIAAVGHKVSCPLCKGVFPIAEGSSTYTVGGIAVALDGMKTACGASLIASGPKGAVIS; encoded by the coding sequence GTGAAAGACATTATCCGCTTAGGCGACTCCACCAGCCATGGTGGTGTCGTTCTTGAAGCCTTCTCCCAAACGGATCTAAACGGCAAACCCATTGCCGCCGTCGGCCACAAGGTCAGTTGCCCGCTATGCAAAGGCGTTTTTCCCATTGCCGAGGGCAGCAGCACCTACACAGTGGGTGGAATTGCTGTCGCACTGGACGGCATGAAAACCGCCTGTGGTGCCAGTTTGATCGCCAGTGGCCCAAAGGGAGCAGTGATCAGTTGA
- a CDS encoding IS5 family transposase, with product MAKRYELPDAAWDLVADIFSEPRRNGRPRADDRLMLNGVLWVLCSGAAWRDMPESFGPWSTVYQRFRDWRNRGSFDQMLKRLHIRLNEQGLIDLETWMIDSTAVRATRASSGAGKKGGLKNRKTMHSGAVGAA from the coding sequence ATGGCCAAACGGTACGAACTCCCCGACGCAGCCTGGGATCTGGTTGCAGACATCTTCAGTGAACCCCGCCGAAACGGACGCCCACGGGCAGATGATCGGCTGATGCTCAACGGCGTACTGTGGGTGCTCTGTTCAGGAGCCGCCTGGCGTGACATGCCCGAGAGCTTCGGCCCGTGGTCAACGGTGTATCAACGCTTTCGCGACTGGCGTAATCGCGGGTCTTTCGACCAGATGCTCAAGCGACTTCACATCCGATTGAACGAGCAAGGCTTGATCGATCTGGAAACCTGGATGATCGACTCCACTGCTGTTCGTGCAACCCGAGCCTCATCAGGCGCCGGGAAAAAAGGGGGCCTGAAGAACCGCAAGACCATGCACTCGGGCGCAGTCGGGGCGGCCTGA
- a CDS encoding transposase encodes MGKQVIDIAYAQPLLDEAYIPGLRGRPRKRCRWLLADKGYDAEALRRYCDRYRMQPVIPLRSMKRKPKPGLPRLFDRPKYRQRNIIERMFGWLKENRRIVTRFDKLAKSYAAMVSLACAMRCLRHYFSFRA; translated from the coding sequence GTGGGCAAGCAAGTGATTGATATCGCTTATGCCCAACCGTTGCTGGATGAGGCTTACATTCCAGGCCTGCGCGGTCGTCCCCGCAAGCGCTGCCGCTGGTTGCTGGCCGACAAGGGCTATGACGCCGAAGCCCTGCGCCGCTACTGCGATCGTTATCGGATGCAGCCGGTAATCCCGCTGCGCAGCATGAAGCGCAAGCCGAAGCCGGGCTTGCCAAGACTGTTTGATCGCCCCAAGTACCGGCAGCGCAACATCATTGAGCGCATGTTCGGGTGGCTGAAGGAAAACCGCCGCATCGTTACGCGCTTCGACAAACTCGCGAAAAGTTATGCAGCGATGGTCTCACTGGCTTGTGCCATGCGGTGTTTGCGACATTACTTTTCGTTCAGAGCCTAG